The DNA segment GACCTCATCAAGACGGTGAAGGAGAAGGGGATGTCGAGTGTCGCCGTGACGGACCACGGCAACATGTTCGGAGCCATCGACTTCTACAAGAAGGCCAAGGACGCCGGCATCAAGCCCATCCTCGGCATGGAGGCGTACGTCGCGGGCGCCAAGGGTCGCGAGGACCGCTCGGAGAAGGTCAACCACCACCTCATCCTGGTGGCGAAGAACGCGGAGGGCTACGCGAACCTGCGCTACCTGTCCTCGACCGCGTACATGCAGGGGTTCTACTACCACCCCCGCATCGACAAGAAGGTCCTCGCCGAGCACAGCAAGGGGCTCTTCGCGCTGACGGCGTGCCTGGGTGGTGAGGTGACGAGCGCGTGCTTCCGTGGGGACATGGACCACGCCCGCCGCGC comes from the Pyxidicoccus trucidator genome and includes:
- a CDS encoding PHP domain-containing protein, whose product is DLIKTVKEKGMSSVAVTDHGNMFGAIDFYKKAKDAGIKPILGMEAYVAGAKGREDRSEKVNHHLILVAKNAEGYANLRYLSSTAYMQGFYYHPRIDKKVLAEHSKGLFALTACLGGEVTSACFRGDMDHARRA